The Marinifilum sp. JC120 genome window below encodes:
- the secG gene encoding preprotein translocase subunit SecG has translation MQTLVITVHIIACVFLIVFVLLQSGKEDMGVIFGGGSGSVFGSTGAGGVLAKITAFLAAIFLVTSLSYNYLSGNRIADESVMLEGDTIITPIEKKPAVTFEEPAKAEDAKETK, from the coding sequence TTGCAAACGCTCGTAATTACTGTACACATTATCGCCTGCGTCTTTCTGATCGTTTTCGTTCTTTTACAGAGCGGTAAAGAAGACATGGGCGTAATCTTCGGCGGAGGAAGTGGTTCTGTTTTCGGTAGCACCGGAGCAGGCGGAGTTCTTGCTAAGATCACTGCATTTCTGGCAGCAATCTTTCTGGTAACTTCTCTCTCTTATAACTACCTCTCCGGCAACAGGATTGCTGATGAGTCCGTCATGCTTGAAGGTGACACCATCATCACTCCTATAGAAAAGAAGCCTGCTGTCACTTTCGAAGAGCCCGCAAAGGCTGAAGACGCGA